A genomic window from Streptomyces sp. WMMC940 includes:
- a CDS encoding ATP-binding cassette domain-containing protein — MPVNAEAATPVTTYPESLPPPPPAEIKYSSEHLRNPLEQVSFKHLCSKLPSVMRSIARMAWRIDPWGVLLLLACQLATGVAAGVLLSATADVMQPLLGSGPVEERLRNAVPALLIVAAAAALARLAGALAMYGERRITPRLVTEADAALVEAICRVEADAYAVDGFADRQEAAEMGVTRTHAMINDAQRFMTALIRLVTASGVLSVLHPLMLPLLVLAVLPAGIGAVRSARVDYEIHYANVADRNVRGMMRWWATSSNFADEVRANNMADYLLFWHRSLSERVDHRTITAAPRTLRIGLVASAVGGLLLIATWTVLGWLAVTGRVAPAIAATAVVAVQTILAALSQIVTNGAAVFHTSLYLNDMQTFLDIAEQHASRRGELNVSVPLEKIGLENVSYQYPGRSAPAVDRVSLTLRRGEILAIVGTNGSGKSTLTRLIAGIHLAGEGRVTWNGTDLALADPSSVWRNTGLVPQLFAQWPLTVRENVTLGQPRTSGDACVWEAIDAVGMREVVEQLPNALDTLLAREVYGGVELSGGQWQRLACSRALYRKPALLVLDEPTSNMDPRGEHSIFEKIKAHSNGCITIVVTHRLENTKIADRIICMEDGRIVEQGDYNSLVSANGLFAELLTLTQDR; from the coding sequence ATGCCTGTCAACGCCGAGGCCGCAACGCCAGTCACAACCTATCCTGAATCGCTTCCCCCGCCGCCCCCAGCCGAAATCAAGTACAGCAGTGAACACCTCAGGAACCCTCTCGAACAGGTGTCATTCAAGCACCTATGCTCGAAACTTCCCTCTGTAATGCGGAGCATTGCGCGGATGGCCTGGCGGATTGATCCGTGGGGCGTACTGCTGTTGCTAGCTTGCCAGCTAGCGACCGGCGTAGCCGCTGGAGTCCTGCTGTCCGCCACGGCCGATGTTATGCAGCCTCTCCTCGGTTCCGGCCCGGTCGAGGAGCGGCTGCGGAACGCGGTGCCCGCTCTGCTGATCGTTGCGGCTGCCGCCGCTCTCGCCCGACTCGCCGGCGCCCTGGCGATGTACGGTGAGCGTCGCATCACCCCTAGGCTCGTGACTGAAGCGGATGCCGCCTTGGTAGAGGCAATCTGCCGTGTTGAGGCCGACGCATATGCGGTCGACGGCTTTGCGGACCGGCAGGAAGCGGCCGAGATGGGCGTGACGCGCACTCATGCCATGATCAACGACGCCCAGCGATTCATGACTGCTCTGATTCGTCTGGTCACGGCCAGCGGGGTGCTATCAGTGCTGCATCCGCTGATGCTCCCGCTGCTGGTTCTCGCGGTGCTCCCGGCCGGCATAGGGGCCGTACGGTCCGCTCGGGTGGACTACGAGATCCACTATGCGAATGTGGCAGATCGAAATGTGCGCGGCATGATGCGCTGGTGGGCGACGAGTTCGAATTTCGCCGATGAAGTGCGTGCCAACAATATGGCCGACTACCTGCTGTTCTGGCATCGGTCACTGTCCGAGCGGGTTGACCATCGCACCATCACCGCTGCTCCCCGCACGCTGCGCATTGGTCTGGTGGCCTCGGCAGTCGGCGGCCTCCTCCTCATAGCCACCTGGACCGTGCTCGGCTGGCTGGCGGTGACCGGGCGCGTGGCGCCGGCAATCGCCGCCACGGCAGTCGTCGCTGTACAGACGATCCTGGCCGCTCTGTCTCAGATCGTGACTAATGGAGCGGCTGTATTCCATACGAGCCTGTATTTGAACGACATGCAAACGTTTTTGGACATTGCCGAGCAGCATGCCTCCCGACGGGGCGAGCTAAACGTCTCTGTGCCACTGGAGAAAATCGGGCTGGAGAACGTGTCCTACCAGTACCCAGGCAGGAGCGCACCAGCCGTCGACCGAGTGTCACTGACCCTGCGCCGGGGTGAGATCCTCGCGATCGTCGGAACGAATGGGTCCGGCAAGTCGACGCTGACCCGTCTAATCGCTGGAATTCATCTGGCTGGCGAGGGGCGCGTTACTTGGAACGGCACTGACCTAGCTCTCGCCGACCCCTCGAGCGTATGGCGGAACACAGGCCTGGTGCCCCAGCTCTTCGCACAGTGGCCGCTGACGGTCCGCGAGAACGTAACTCTCGGTCAACCTCGCACCTCCGGCGATGCATGCGTGTGGGAAGCGATCGACGCCGTCGGTATGCGTGAGGTGGTCGAGCAGCTCCCTAACGCCCTCGATACGCTCCTCGCCCGCGAGGTCTACGGCGGAGTGGAGCTCTCCGGCGGCCAGTGGCAACGCCTGGCTTGCTCGCGAGCGCTCTACCGCAAGCCTGCGCTCCTCGTTCTGGATGAACCCACCTCCAACATGGACCCGCGAGGAGAGCACAGCATCTTCGAAAAAATCAAGGCTCACTCCAACGGCTGCATCACCATCGTGGTGACGCACCGTTTGGAGAACACCAAGATCGCCGACCGTATCATCTGCATGGAGGACGGCCGCATCGTCGAGCAGGGCGACTACAACTCCCTCGTTAGCGCTAATGGTCTCTTTGCTGAACTGCTAACCCTAACGCAGGATCGATAA
- a CDS encoding thiopeptide-type bacteriocin biosynthesis protein — MKPARSAIAQTLRHWADALDPVSQSIQPAMDVCREGGTALSIEGWPQPTAREWVECRLTIGGATRPGQLPTRLLDLVTNGLDNDLFQDFFFMSKPPGLRIRFHAGPAGIRQLTERLRRDMARLQHDALIDAWHFAVYEPETHLFGGKSAMTGVHRLFTADSIAWLRHHASSTSSTSPWIVSLNMLHALFEAMGITGWEDLEVWEHCRRSANRRLASPPSDAFTTSATKIAALWSHPDRLESLLDIPTRQLLADFAQSVGEVCGQWIPDYFHAEHALIGPLRSRGVPHRLPLEPRWFGVRPANTHHRSPSRSLPTCKELAAAPIDGKLLRFLPLARDTAGQRPKRRKPKSFLSMVSGVHRQVAVRCEWRVGYSSGRPRKDGLCLQLFAAADVLAC; from the coding sequence ATGAAACCCGCTCGTTCAGCAATTGCGCAGACACTGCGGCACTGGGCTGACGCTCTCGACCCAGTTTCGCAATCCATCCAGCCAGCCATGGACGTCTGTCGGGAGGGGGGTACCGCACTCAGCATAGAGGGTTGGCCGCAACCCACAGCGCGCGAATGGGTTGAATGCCGCCTGACCATCGGGGGTGCAACACGACCTGGCCAGTTGCCGACACGGCTGCTGGACCTAGTCACTAACGGCTTGGATAATGACCTGTTTCAGGACTTCTTCTTTATGTCCAAGCCCCCCGGCCTGCGCATACGATTTCACGCCGGACCGGCAGGAATCCGCCAGCTAACCGAACGTCTCCGCAGGGACATGGCGCGCCTACAGCACGACGCCTTAATCGACGCATGGCATTTCGCCGTCTACGAACCCGAGACCCACCTCTTCGGCGGTAAGAGCGCCATGACCGGCGTGCATCGCCTCTTCACCGCCGACTCAATCGCCTGGCTGCGCCACCATGCCAGCAGCACATCTTCCACCTCACCGTGGATTGTCTCCCTCAACATGCTTCACGCCCTCTTCGAAGCCATGGGCATCACCGGCTGGGAGGACCTGGAAGTATGGGAGCACTGCCGTCGTTCCGCAAACCGCCGCCTCGCAAGCCCTCCGTCGGACGCCTTCACCACCTCCGCTACCAAGATAGCGGCGCTCTGGTCGCACCCCGACCGCCTCGAGTCGCTGCTCGATATCCCTACACGTCAACTCCTCGCCGACTTTGCCCAATCCGTCGGCGAGGTGTGCGGGCAGTGGATTCCTGACTACTTCCACGCCGAGCACGCTCTCATCGGCCCCCTGCGAAGCCGCGGCGTTCCTCACCGTCTACCACTGGAACCGCGCTGGTTTGGAGTTCGCCCGGCAAATACTCATCACCGAAGCCCTAGCCGATCGCTCCCGACTTGCAAGGAACTAGCGGCAGCACCTATTGATGGAAAACTCTTGCGGTTCCTGCCATTAGCGCGCGACACTGCAGGTCAGCGGCCTAAAAGGAGGAAACCGAAGAGTTTCCTATCAATGGTGAGCGGTGTGCATCGTCAAGTCGCCGTCCGGTGTGAATGGCGAGTTGGGTACTCGAGTGGGCGGCCCAGAAAAGATGGCTTGTGCTTACAGTTGTTTGCCGCTGCAGACGTATTGGCTTGCTGA
- a CDS encoding lantibiotic dehydratase has translation MACTVIADASKPLLGKPLTPDYIPFGICTFRSSTLPDTRFRRIVDQLAAEARPARTVLEKYVRELAGDPVLLEAVAVSSTSLAQALQGVAAGHQLSYRRLLKLAQSVTRYALRITGRATPFGLHAGVGRAKFERTAAFYTTGVARKGIRPDGEWLDDLVRRWRGDRQARDGLRVVANNLAQVRGDRLLLPYVRAQAGESAGGRQTKIKLTGVLRATLEAARTPIGYADLCARLQQMMPQSTEDAVDRYLSGLLEQEVLLDDLASRVEKTWTNHSTASTSPSSPLCDLKAVLTLSDAYERKPVGGGLEAWTALTGGTHSPGQAQSNLHIDLCSDAHVTLPHSVLREVERYVNVLWAIAPAGRYAPLRAYRQAFLEKYGAFGAVRLGDLVDSARGLGFPISYRERNAAGQHWGHEGGAEAHRGRADALAALVHRGLTAPTREVHLTGTELDALRTEKDHPAFDTIEAFVQLLAKDVHAIDRGEYLLVPSPTAGTHLAGATTGRFTHHLGAHADDILRGIQDAHPQALPAQVTFLPAKRRVRNVMSTAIITPAHIPVGIYAESDATEALEWPELLIADDGKRLRCYLPDGSREVLPLMLSNVTLATHAPDVARLLTDLRFTDKHKSWGPWDWAEFRHIPVLPRVRMGRTVLSPLTWAISSELRRAAESTDAGTWHAALGEWREEFGVHERVMVRYRDLGYEINLDNRFQSEMLRRDVAARSQLIITESPHVLAGGDAFGWAQGRATELVMPFRAHVADSHTPATAPGRRWQRTAHRPRRLPGGSWAYVQIAVDAAIQNDLLVDRISPFLGDLGDQARRWHFVRYQVPDDHLRLRIQGHSDSVTETVWPRLLRALDSWQDDGLCSGFRILPYEPEVDRYGGSLEVMSFAEDLFHLDSRMAVEQLRPSRAAARSRLSRSVLCVANYALLLDALGEWDWRQWSHRALRLRNDGRLERHEIDLTHQIFTASSPVAFLEDAYGDGSFLDAWQSSSEGRRLGKAFGATGTGPADGSAAAYSLQSLLHMQHNRLFGIDTAAEESSLMLLSHVSRSLGRRPHVQVDRG, from the coding sequence ATGGCCTGCACGGTCATCGCCGATGCTTCGAAACCGCTATTGGGAAAACCCTTGACACCGGATTACATCCCATTTGGAATCTGCACGTTTAGGTCCTCGACTCTCCCCGATACACGATTCCGGCGGATCGTGGACCAGTTGGCGGCTGAGGCGCGGCCTGCGAGGACAGTGTTGGAGAAATACGTACGCGAACTGGCTGGTGATCCGGTTCTCCTCGAAGCCGTCGCGGTCTCCAGCACGTCGCTCGCGCAGGCGCTACAGGGGGTTGCTGCCGGGCACCAACTCAGCTACCGCCGCCTACTCAAGCTAGCTCAGTCGGTGACCCGGTACGCCTTGCGTATCACGGGACGGGCAACGCCCTTTGGCCTGCACGCTGGTGTGGGACGGGCAAAGTTTGAGCGGACGGCCGCTTTCTATACGACAGGTGTGGCACGCAAGGGCATCAGGCCGGATGGGGAATGGTTGGATGACCTCGTGCGTCGATGGCGGGGTGATCGGCAGGCTCGGGACGGGCTGCGCGTGGTTGCGAACAACCTAGCTCAGGTGCGGGGCGATCGTCTCTTGTTGCCCTACGTCCGAGCCCAGGCGGGAGAATCGGCGGGTGGCCGACAGACCAAGATCAAGTTGACGGGTGTGCTACGCGCGACCCTGGAAGCCGCGCGCACTCCTATCGGCTACGCCGATCTGTGCGCCCGACTTCAGCAGATGATGCCGCAAAGTACCGAAGATGCAGTCGATCGGTACCTGTCCGGACTGCTGGAGCAAGAAGTCCTTCTAGACGACCTCGCCAGCCGCGTCGAGAAGACCTGGACGAACCACTCGACGGCGAGCACGTCCCCGTCGTCACCCCTGTGCGACCTGAAGGCCGTCTTGACGCTCAGTGACGCTTATGAACGAAAGCCGGTAGGAGGCGGTCTCGAAGCCTGGACGGCCTTGACGGGCGGAACCCATTCGCCAGGCCAGGCACAGTCCAACCTCCACATCGACCTCTGCTCCGATGCTCACGTCACGCTGCCGCATTCCGTACTACGGGAGGTGGAGCGATACGTGAACGTTTTGTGGGCAATCGCTCCGGCGGGACGGTACGCGCCGCTTCGCGCGTACCGCCAAGCGTTCTTGGAGAAGTACGGAGCCTTCGGCGCGGTGCGATTGGGCGACCTCGTTGACTCCGCTCGAGGATTAGGCTTCCCCATTTCCTACCGCGAACGGAATGCGGCCGGGCAGCACTGGGGGCATGAGGGCGGAGCGGAAGCACACCGCGGGCGGGCCGATGCGCTGGCCGCCTTGGTCCACCGCGGCCTCACAGCCCCCACACGCGAGGTCCACCTGACCGGGACGGAACTGGACGCCTTGCGTACCGAGAAGGATCACCCTGCCTTCGACACTATCGAGGCGTTCGTGCAATTGCTCGCGAAGGACGTGCACGCCATCGATCGCGGTGAGTATCTCCTCGTCCCGTCACCGACCGCCGGCACCCACCTAGCCGGTGCCACGACTGGTCGCTTCACCCATCACCTCGGTGCCCATGCCGACGACATCCTGCGAGGAATCCAGGATGCGCACCCACAGGCACTGCCCGCCCAGGTGACTTTTCTTCCCGCCAAGCGCCGGGTCCGCAATGTTATGTCGACAGCGATAATCACCCCGGCGCACATCCCGGTCGGGATATACGCCGAGTCGGATGCCACGGAAGCTTTGGAATGGCCGGAGTTGTTGATCGCCGATGATGGCAAGCGGCTGCGCTGTTACCTTCCCGATGGCTCGCGCGAGGTCTTGCCATTGATGTTGAGTAACGTCACTCTGGCCACCCACGCGCCTGACGTGGCACGTCTGTTGACAGACCTGCGCTTCACCGACAAGCACAAGTCCTGGGGACCGTGGGACTGGGCCGAATTCAGGCACATTCCGGTGCTACCACGTGTCAGGATGGGACGTACAGTTCTCTCCCCACTAACTTGGGCAATCAGCAGCGAACTACGGAGGGCAGCCGAGAGTACGGACGCAGGGACGTGGCACGCGGCTTTGGGGGAGTGGCGCGAGGAATTCGGCGTACACGAGCGTGTCATGGTCCGCTATCGGGACCTCGGTTACGAGATCAATCTCGACAACCGTTTCCAGTCGGAGATGTTGCGTCGTGATGTCGCCGCGAGATCTCAACTAATCATCACCGAAAGCCCGCACGTCCTGGCCGGTGGTGACGCCTTCGGGTGGGCCCAGGGTAGAGCGACAGAACTGGTCATGCCCTTCAGGGCACACGTCGCGGACAGCCACACACCCGCCACCGCTCCGGGACGCCGCTGGCAGCGCACCGCCCACCGACCGCGCCGCTTGCCGGGTGGTAGTTGGGCCTACGTCCAAATCGCTGTGGATGCCGCAATACAAAACGACCTCCTGGTCGACCGGATCTCGCCGTTCCTGGGCGACCTAGGTGACCAGGCGCGCCGTTGGCATTTCGTCCGCTACCAGGTACCAGACGATCACCTAAGGCTGCGGATCCAGGGACACTCGGACTCTGTCACCGAAACGGTGTGGCCGCGTCTGCTGCGGGCCTTGGACTCCTGGCAGGATGATGGGTTGTGCAGCGGATTCCGGATTCTTCCCTACGAGCCGGAAGTGGACCGCTATGGCGGCAGCCTCGAGGTCATGTCGTTCGCAGAGGATCTGTTCCATCTCGATAGCCGGATGGCGGTGGAACAATTGCGCCCGTCTCGCGCAGCCGCGCGTAGCCGCCTCTCGCGTAGCGTGTTGTGCGTAGCAAACTACGCGTTGTTGTTGGACGCGCTCGGCGAGTGGGACTGGCGGCAGTGGTCTCATCGGGCGCTTCGCCTGCGCAATGACGGACGGTTGGAGCGTCACGAGATCGACCTGACTCATCAGATCTTCACCGCATCCTCTCCCGTCGCGTTCCTTGAGGACGCCTACGGTGACGGGTCCTTCCTGGACGCGTGGCAGTCCTCGTCCGAAGGTCGCCGCCTGGGGAAGGCGTTTGGCGCGACAGGAACCGGTCCGGCCGACGGCAGCGCCGCTGCGTACTCGCTGCAAAGTTTGTTGCACATGCAGCACAATCGGCTGTTCGGTATAGACACGGCCGCCGAGGAATCCAGTCTCATGCTGCTGAGCCACGTCTCCCGGTCCCTGGGCCGCCGGCCTCACGTTCAGGTAGACCGAGGATGA
- a CDS encoding AAA family ATPase: MTSPQPSSDHDALTPRQAGERAAAVIDEIRTAVVGKAEPLELVMLGILAGGHVLIEDLPGLGKTLLARSFATTLGLDFRRIQFTPDLLPSDVTGAPFYDQRTAEMVFRPGPVFTHLLLADEINRTPPKTQAALLEAMAESQVSIDGSTRSLPKPFVVVATANPIEYEGTYTLPEAQLDRFLLRVRMGYLAAAEEAGMLRARVDRAAPEAVLRTFSGPDEMLAMRAAVDRVEVDDDLLEYVVALVHATRAHPHIQVGASPRGGLALVQLARARAVLDLRDYVTPEDVKFVAVPALAHRVTLKPELWVRQIDADDVIREIVQSVHAPQTLPRTPIAS, from the coding sequence GTGACCAGTCCACAACCTAGCTCGGACCACGACGCCCTGACTCCCCGACAGGCGGGCGAACGGGCTGCGGCCGTGATCGATGAGATCCGCACTGCTGTGGTCGGCAAGGCGGAACCGCTGGAGCTGGTAATGCTCGGCATCCTCGCCGGTGGCCACGTCCTCATTGAGGACCTGCCGGGACTCGGGAAGACGCTGCTGGCACGTTCCTTCGCCACCACTCTCGGCCTGGACTTCCGCCGCATCCAGTTCACCCCCGACCTGCTGCCCTCCGACGTCACCGGAGCTCCGTTCTACGACCAACGGACTGCCGAGATGGTCTTCCGGCCTGGACCGGTCTTCACCCACCTGCTGCTCGCCGACGAGATCAATCGCACCCCGCCCAAGACCCAGGCCGCGCTGCTGGAGGCGATGGCCGAGTCCCAGGTGTCCATCGATGGAAGTACCCGGTCACTGCCGAAGCCCTTCGTGGTCGTCGCCACCGCCAACCCCATCGAGTACGAGGGCACGTACACCTTGCCCGAGGCACAGCTCGACCGGTTCTTGCTGCGGGTTCGCATGGGCTATCTGGCGGCGGCCGAGGAGGCAGGCATGCTGCGCGCGCGTGTCGATCGAGCGGCGCCCGAGGCTGTGCTGCGCACGTTCAGCGGACCGGACGAGATGCTGGCCATGCGGGCCGCCGTTGACCGCGTCGAGGTGGACGACGACCTGCTGGAGTATGTCGTCGCGCTGGTCCATGCCACCCGGGCCCATCCTCATATCCAGGTCGGCGCCTCTCCGCGCGGGGGCTTGGCCCTGGTGCAGCTCGCCCGCGCTCGTGCTGTCCTGGACCTGCGGGACTATGTGACCCCTGAGGACGTCAAGTTTGTGGCGGTGCCGGCCCTCGCGCACCGCGTCACCCTCAAGCCAGAGCTGTGGGTCCGGCAGATCGACGCCGACGACGTGATCCGCGAGATCGTGCAATCCGTGCACGCACCGCAGACCTTGCCGCGCACGCCGATCGCGTCATGA
- a CDS encoding lanthionine synthetase C family protein has translation MSAEHAAVAAALADEITARLTDPNDMTKGLESASTLPGTLVSLGRGQSGIALLHLARSLVDPTAITTAHRFLQRAREGLSRQELRQSGIYGPLEGLGFALELTCRATGDYASALTTLDAMISRRVCAVTATLHADPIGSVMRFDTISGIAGIGRYLLLRQRRTDLEAVLDALVVMTALRPYRNNSRVPGFWSSTPPTSQFAPPDQDWSAGHLNLGLAHGIAGPLALMALAVIEGCEVEGQRAAIEELAELLLSQSAKDEYGQHWPPYISLAQWQGRASTGRRGRSAWCYGTPGIARALQLAATALDSTHLHASAENAIAGMLDTPPPRWQTEHWSICHGEAGVLHLLSFFEKSRIGVQVSKARDQVAQRIISRFADNIPTFRVTHPDGPHVDVAGYLEGAAGLALALDAYAGRAQAVAWDTALLVN, from the coding sequence ATGAGCGCCGAGCATGCAGCCGTGGCCGCAGCCCTAGCCGATGAAATTACGGCCAGGTTGACCGACCCGAATGACATGACGAAAGGCCTGGAATCAGCGTCAACCTTGCCGGGCACGCTGGTCTCGCTTGGGCGGGGGCAAAGCGGCATCGCGTTGCTGCATCTGGCCCGAAGTCTTGTGGATCCCACCGCAATCACGACAGCTCACCGCTTCCTCCAACGGGCCAGGGAGGGGCTGTCCCGACAGGAACTGCGCCAGTCCGGGATCTACGGCCCTCTCGAAGGTCTCGGCTTCGCCCTGGAGTTAACCTGCCGCGCAACTGGTGACTACGCGAGTGCCCTCACAACCCTAGACGCGATGATCAGTCGGCGCGTATGCGCTGTGACCGCAACGCTCCACGCCGACCCGATCGGCTCTGTTATGCGTTTCGACACTATCTCTGGCATTGCCGGTATCGGTCGTTACCTTTTGTTGCGCCAACGCCGCACCGATCTAGAGGCGGTCTTGGACGCCCTAGTAGTGATGACTGCCCTACGCCCTTACCGCAACAACAGCCGTGTTCCCGGCTTCTGGTCATCAACCCCCCCGACATCGCAGTTTGCGCCGCCCGACCAGGACTGGAGTGCCGGCCATCTCAACCTCGGCCTGGCCCACGGCATCGCCGGGCCTCTAGCTTTGATGGCCCTGGCCGTCATCGAGGGCTGTGAGGTGGAAGGGCAGCGCGCGGCCATCGAGGAACTCGCCGAACTCCTGCTGTCGCAGTCGGCCAAGGACGAATACGGCCAACACTGGCCTCCATACATCAGCCTCGCACAATGGCAAGGACGAGCCTCCACAGGACGCCGCGGTCGAAGCGCATGGTGCTATGGAACTCCCGGAATTGCGCGCGCGCTACAACTGGCCGCTACCGCACTCGACAGCACCCACTTGCATGCGTCCGCCGAGAACGCGATCGCTGGCATGCTCGACACCCCGCCTCCGCGATGGCAGACCGAGCACTGGTCGATCTGCCATGGCGAAGCCGGCGTTTTACACCTGTTGTCGTTCTTTGAGAAGAGCCGTATCGGCGTCCAGGTAAGCAAAGCTCGTGATCAGGTAGCGCAACGCATCATTTCCCGCTTCGCAGACAACATCCCTACCTTCCGCGTTACCCACCCCGACGGCCCTCACGTAGATGTCGCCGGATATTTGGAAGGCGCCGCCGGTCTAGCCCTTGCCCTTGACGCCTATGCTGGCCGTGCGCAAGCAGTCGCGTGGGACACCGCACTCTTGGTCAACTGA
- a CDS encoding DUF4129 domain-containing protein, translating to MLHPDTGLLAKGRGPLGGNPVLVVGLALLSLIGGLALRDKYQGQVGAARSLNRVEQRMVDGVSRVLLAATLVVPLLVIVLHQFSSSDSSHGGGHESLPLPSPRQDPVPTSLPSQPAEHADHSMHFGLTRILLGLGIALLAVVVVIAGLHLWRYLTRPPAPEAPATYATLDDEQERLAQAVGSGRRALLDGTDARAAVIACYAAMEKSLADSGVTRRASDSPQDLLERAVADGLPTGAAAAALTALFREARYSTHPMDGSHRDRAAFALAEIADGLRSRTPGPEAVTGTS from the coding sequence TTGCTGCACCCCGACACGGGCCTCTTAGCCAAGGGCCGCGGGCCGCTCGGCGGCAACCCCGTCCTCGTGGTCGGCCTCGCCCTGCTGTCGCTCATTGGCGGCTTGGCGCTGCGCGACAAGTACCAGGGTCAGGTCGGCGCCGCCCGGTCACTCAACCGCGTAGAACAGCGGATGGTTGACGGCGTGAGTCGAGTCCTGCTGGCCGCGACGCTGGTCGTCCCGCTGCTCGTCATAGTCCTGCACCAGTTCAGTTCGTCCGACAGCAGCCACGGTGGCGGCCACGAGTCGTTACCGCTTCCCAGCCCGCGGCAAGACCCGGTACCGACCTCGCTCCCCTCACAGCCTGCCGAGCACGCTGACCACAGCATGCACTTCGGGCTGACGCGCATCCTGCTCGGTCTCGGCATCGCCCTGCTTGCCGTGGTCGTCGTGATCGCCGGGCTGCATCTGTGGCGGTATCTGACCCGGCCACCGGCGCCCGAGGCCCCGGCGACGTACGCGACGCTCGACGACGAGCAGGAGCGCCTGGCCCAGGCCGTGGGCTCCGGGCGCCGTGCCCTACTGGACGGCACCGACGCCCGCGCAGCCGTCATCGCCTGCTATGCCGCCATGGAGAAGTCGCTCGCCGACTCCGGCGTAACCCGGCGCGCCTCGGACAGCCCACAGGACCTGCTGGAGCGGGCCGTCGCCGACGGCCTGCCCACGGGGGCGGCCGCCGCCGCGCTCACAGCGCTGTTCCGCGAGGCCCGATACTCCACACACCCGATGGACGGCAGCCACCGCGACCGGGCCGCGTTTGCGCTCGCCGAGATCGCCGACGGCCTGCGCTCGCGGACGCCTGGCCCCGAAGCCGTGACGGGTACATCATGA